From Domibacillus sp. DTU_2020_1001157_1_SI_ALB_TIR_016, a single genomic window includes:
- a CDS encoding biotin-dependent carboxyltransferase family protein — MSVQIIRPGLLATIQDLGRYGFQQYGVVVGGAMDSLSLRLANVLVGNEEGEAAIEVTMMGTSLQFNEDTLISITGGNLNPVIDGNPVPLWRPVFVQKNTVLSFTGCKVGCRAYVAVAGGFSIPNVMNSKSTYIRGEIGGFKGRALQEGDLIPPGEETSFSRKIKKVLQSKLKQRSFASTDWYVPFEHYINGSVVRVLKGTEFEEFSESSQKQFFEQEFQITPQSDRMGYRLSGTSLGLKQPFELLSEAVSNGTIQVPSDGNPIVLLADRQTTGGYPRIGQIAAADLPIIAQRKPGDRVRFQEISLYEAEQLYMEREQEIKQIRTALLLKKWSFE, encoded by the coding sequence ATGAGTGTACAAATCATCCGCCCGGGACTCTTGGCAACGATTCAAGATTTAGGGCGCTACGGATTTCAACAGTACGGAGTTGTGGTTGGCGGCGCAATGGATTCGCTTTCGCTTCGTCTCGCAAATGTATTAGTCGGAAATGAAGAGGGAGAAGCAGCCATTGAAGTAACAATGATGGGTACATCTCTTCAGTTTAACGAAGACACATTGATATCCATTACGGGCGGAAACTTAAACCCGGTCATCGATGGAAATCCCGTTCCTTTATGGAGGCCTGTTTTTGTACAAAAGAATACGGTTCTTTCGTTCACCGGCTGTAAAGTGGGATGCCGCGCGTACGTTGCTGTGGCAGGCGGCTTTTCCATTCCAAATGTGATGAACAGCAAAAGTACTTATATACGTGGGGAAATTGGCGGCTTTAAAGGGCGCGCTCTTCAGGAAGGTGATTTGATTCCGCCGGGAGAGGAAACCAGCTTTTCCCGGAAAATAAAAAAAGTCCTTCAAAGCAAGCTGAAACAAAGGTCATTTGCGTCAACTGACTGGTATGTGCCGTTTGAACATTATATCAACGGAAGTGTTGTCCGTGTTTTAAAAGGAACCGAATTCGAGGAGTTTTCGGAATCTTCCCAAAAGCAGTTTTTCGAACAGGAATTTCAAATTACCCCGCAGTCGGACCGGATGGGATACCGCCTCTCAGGTACGTCTCTTGGGCTAAAACAGCCGTTTGAATTATTGTCTGAAGCGGTATCGAATGGAACGATTCAAGTGCCGAGCGATGGCAACCCAATTGTACTGCTTGCAGACCGGCAGACAACCGGCGGCTACCCGAGAATCGGACAAATTGCAGCGGCCGATTTACCGATCATCGCTCAAAGGAAGCCGGGAGACCGCGTCCGCTTTCAAGAAATTTCGCTTTATGAAGCAGAACAGCTTTACATGGAACGCGAACAGGAAATCAAACAAATTCGTACCGCTCTTTTGTTAAAGAAATGGTCATTTGAATGA
- the pxpB gene encoding 5-oxoprolinase subunit PxpB encodes MKNNLEEIQMKPLGESAITVQFGAEISPSINKKVKALASKLQYESFSGFIECTPAFASVTVFYDPLIVKQAYGEKAKTSFQIVHAILERMLEVLVEDEESKPRIVEIPVCYGNDFGPDLDFVAAHNNLSADEVIHLHASAEYPVYMIGFAPGFPYLGGLSEKIHAPRRPSPRTSIPAGSVGIAGSQTGVYPISTPGGWQLIGRTPMALFRPDRDQPSVLSAGDIVKFVPITKEEYDQYQERWQ; translated from the coding sequence ATGAAAAATAATCTGGAAGAAATCCAAATGAAACCGTTAGGGGAGTCGGCGATAACTGTTCAATTTGGAGCCGAAATCAGCCCGTCTATCAATAAAAAAGTGAAAGCGCTAGCATCAAAGCTTCAATATGAATCATTCTCCGGATTTATTGAATGTACACCTGCTTTTGCCAGTGTAACGGTTTTTTATGACCCATTGATCGTTAAACAGGCATATGGGGAAAAAGCAAAAACGTCCTTTCAAATTGTTCATGCGATCTTAGAACGGATGTTAGAGGTACTTGTTGAAGACGAAGAGAGTAAACCGCGGATTGTAGAAATTCCCGTTTGCTACGGCAATGATTTTGGACCGGATCTTGATTTTGTAGCAGCGCATAACAACCTTTCAGCTGATGAAGTAATACATTTACATGCATCAGCCGAGTATCCCGTTTACATGATCGGATTCGCGCCGGGCTTTCCTTATCTGGGCGGCCTTTCAGAAAAAATACATGCCCCGCGCCGGCCGTCACCGCGTACGTCTATCCCGGCCGGCAGTGTTGGAATAGCAGGCAGCCAAACAGGCGTATATCCGATCTCTACACCGGGCGGATGGCAGCTGATCGGACGGACACCGATGGCTCTTTTCCGTCCGGACCGGGATCAGCCAAGTGTTCTGTCGGCGGGTGACATCGTGAAGTTTGTGCCGATCACCAAGGAAGAATATGACCAGTATCAGGAGAGATGGCAATGA